One part of the Sphaerochaeta sp. genome encodes these proteins:
- a CDS encoding bifunctional folylpolyglutamate synthase/dihydrofolate synthase — translation MDFTSFDEVVSYMESFTNLEKQVDHYTVRTYRLDRMRALMDHFGHPERAYRKLHIAGSKGKGSTASYLASGLVALGYRTGLYLSPHLFDYRERFLVDGAFADDASLVKAGNILKQGVDDFTFTDQWGETKPTTFELYTTFAFLLYKELRCDWVVLETGLGGRLDATNVVIPEASILCPIELEHTRILGDTIEKIAIEKSKIIKDGVPAFVGLETEDAMRVFQNEAKERNSRLYSLAEELKAMEYRTTFQGERVHLVWNNGMEDHLTLKMIGEVQAQNAALALLTLRTLGLYDAQKTIPALEANTLPGRFEKISDAPAIYVDGAHTVNSLRALVHSYVSLYPEGERTVIYGALLDKDHRHMCSLLLSAFTHILISTPGTYKKSDINAIYEVFMADPASKGKDIRLIPDNRQALSEAKRLAGPDGAILVTGSFYLSGAIDHLVRGK, via the coding sequence ATGGATTTCACCTCATTCGATGAAGTCGTCTCCTACATGGAGAGCTTCACCAACCTGGAAAAACAGGTCGACCACTATACGGTACGCACGTACCGACTTGACCGCATGCGCGCGTTGATGGACCATTTCGGGCACCCCGAGCGCGCCTATCGGAAACTGCACATCGCCGGCAGCAAAGGAAAGGGCTCCACGGCGAGTTATCTGGCCAGTGGATTGGTGGCGCTTGGCTATCGCACCGGACTGTATCTCTCCCCTCATCTGTTTGACTACCGGGAACGGTTCTTGGTGGATGGCGCGTTCGCCGATGACGCGTCGCTGGTGAAAGCGGGAAACATTCTGAAACAGGGAGTCGATGACTTCACCTTCACCGACCAATGGGGCGAGACAAAACCGACGACCTTCGAGTTGTACACCACCTTCGCGTTTCTCCTGTACAAGGAACTGCGCTGTGACTGGGTAGTGTTGGAAACCGGCCTGGGAGGCCGGCTGGACGCAACCAACGTGGTCATCCCCGAAGCGAGCATCCTCTGCCCCATTGAACTGGAGCATACCCGGATCCTGGGAGACACCATCGAGAAGATCGCCATTGAGAAAAGCAAGATCATCAAGGACGGGGTTCCCGCGTTCGTTGGCTTGGAGACGGAGGACGCCATGCGGGTTTTCCAGAACGAAGCGAAAGAACGGAACAGCCGGCTCTACAGTCTGGCCGAAGAATTGAAGGCGATGGAATACCGGACCACGTTCCAAGGAGAACGGGTGCATCTGGTGTGGAACAATGGGATGGAAGATCATCTGACGCTGAAGATGATCGGGGAAGTACAGGCACAGAACGCGGCGCTGGCGCTCCTGACCCTTCGGACCCTTGGGCTGTACGACGCCCAGAAAACCATCCCGGCGTTGGAAGCGAACACGCTTCCCGGACGGTTTGAAAAGATTTCCGACGCGCCCGCCATCTACGTGGATGGGGCCCATACGGTCAATTCACTCCGCGCGCTGGTCCATTCGTATGTCAGTCTGTACCCCGAAGGTGAACGCACCGTCATCTACGGCGCTCTGCTGGACAAGGACCACCGGCATATGTGTTCCTTGCTTCTCTCCGCGTTCACCCACATTCTGATCAGCACCCCGGGCACGTACAAGAAAAGCGACATCAACGCCATCTATGAGGTGTTCATGGCCGATCCCGCGTCCAAGGGCAAGGACATCCGTTTGATCCCGGACAACCGGCAGGCGCTCTCTGAGGCCAAACGGCTGGCGGGACCAGACGGCGCGATCCTCGTCACTGGTTCTTTCTATCTTTCCGGAGCCATCGATCATCTGGTGCGAGGCAAATGA
- the thpR gene encoding RNA 2',3'-cyclic phosphodiesterase, giving the protein MMEPMRLFIGIPVPPDAVSRIRDIQDDLKDHVSRGTFSDEGNFHLTLAFLGGTDPDRVPSLIKALSPIDGTEFSLTFSHFGTFRGKQGDVAFIAPDEEPALQSLNDQVTKALKGASFPFDDRPFRPHLTLGRNVRFSGAYHPSFSPISFGCRSFHLYHSHRIDGKLTYTPLATFVLAG; this is encoded by the coding sequence ATGATGGAACCGATGCGGCTGTTCATCGGCATCCCCGTTCCTCCGGACGCCGTTTCCCGTATCAGAGACATCCAAGATGACCTGAAGGACCACGTCAGTCGGGGAACGTTCAGCGACGAAGGGAATTTCCATCTCACCTTGGCGTTTCTCGGCGGGACCGACCCCGATCGCGTCCCTTCCCTCATCAAGGCGCTTTCCCCCATCGACGGAACGGAGTTCTCCCTCACCTTCTCCCATTTCGGAACGTTCCGAGGCAAACAGGGGGATGTAGCGTTCATCGCCCCCGATGAGGAACCGGCGCTTCAGTCGCTCAACGACCAAGTGACAAAAGCACTCAAGGGCGCATCATTTCCCTTTGACGACCGGCCGTTCCGCCCACACCTGACGTTGGGAAGAAACGTGCGGTTCTCAGGAGCATACCATCCTTCGTTTTCCCCGATCTCCTTTGGATGCCGCTCATTCCACCTGTACCACTCCCATCGGATTGACGGAAAACTGACCTACACCCCATTGGCCACATTCGTCCTGGCGGGTTGA
- a CDS encoding class I SAM-dependent methyltransferase, producing the protein MESYQHLNAAAWDWESQRGNIWTEGTDDASVERARAGNPAISLTPFKPVPIPWIAPFHGEQTLCIGSGGGQQAILLSAYGCEVTDLDISSRQLEKDREMAERHHVPVRTEQGDMQDLSRFADGMFSLVFNPTSTCFVADVTKVYRETFRVLRHGGCFLTSVTNPAMYLFNEKLIPKGKLKVRYTLPYSDLKSLSQKEIHAMRARHDTFEFSHSMNSLIGGLCRAGYVIEDFYTDESGNQTLDSFLGECYFGVKARKP; encoded by the coding sequence ATGGAATCATACCAACATCTCAACGCCGCTGCCTGGGACTGGGAGTCCCAGCGGGGCAACATATGGACGGAAGGGACGGACGACGCCTCCGTCGAGCGGGCCCGCGCCGGGAATCCCGCCATTTCCCTGACCCCGTTCAAACCGGTACCCATTCCTTGGATTGCGCCGTTTCACGGAGAACAAACGCTTTGCATCGGTTCCGGTGGCGGACAACAGGCCATTCTTCTGTCCGCCTATGGATGTGAGGTCACCGACCTGGACATCTCTTCACGGCAATTGGAGAAAGACAGGGAAATGGCGGAACGCCACCATGTCCCGGTCCGGACGGAACAGGGGGATATGCAGGATCTCTCCCGCTTTGCTGACGGCATGTTCTCCCTGGTGTTCAATCCGACCTCCACCTGTTTCGTCGCCGACGTCACCAAAGTATATCGAGAGACGTTCCGCGTGTTGCGGCACGGAGGCTGCTTCCTCACCTCGGTCACCAACCCGGCGATGTACCTGTTCAACGAAAAACTGATCCCCAAGGGAAAACTCAAAGTCCGTTACACGCTTCCTTACAGTGATTTGAAAAGCTTGTCTCAAAAGGAAATCCACGCCATGCGCGCTCGGCACGATACGTTCGAATTCTCCCATTCGATGAACAGTCTCATTGGAGGATTATGCCGGGCGGGATACGTCATTGAAGATTTTTATACGGATGAAAGCGGGAACCAGACGCTTGACAGCTTCCTCGGAGAATGCTATTTCGGCGTCAAAGCGAGGAAACCATGA
- a CDS encoding 4Fe-4S binding protein, whose amino-acid sequence MAEKRTIVQILWSALSNGYLAGFRQGRVYDGPLKSFCVPGLNCYSCPGALGACPLGSLQSSLATKSGIVYAVGWLFLFGAALGRLVCGWLCPFGLVQEALHRIPLGKKWKKLPGDKILVWLKYLLLIIFVILLPLFAVDAFGLGTTWFCKYVCPQGTLEAGIPLPLANSALRSSLGFLYHWKLSILIVVAALSVFVYRPFCRYLCPLGAIYGQFNRISVYRYRVDEKTCIHCDACTKACPMDLSVYKNPNQSLCIRCGRCKAVCPTGAVTSGWTVWDGKKGKALVSHAHPARNREGR is encoded by the coding sequence TTGGCTGAGAAACGAACCATCGTGCAGATTCTCTGGAGCGCGCTTTCCAACGGATACCTTGCCGGCTTCCGTCAGGGCAGGGTGTATGACGGCCCGCTCAAATCCTTCTGCGTCCCTGGTCTGAACTGCTATTCCTGTCCCGGCGCGCTGGGAGCCTGTCCGCTGGGGTCTCTCCAGTCCTCACTGGCGACGAAAAGCGGCATCGTGTATGCCGTAGGCTGGCTGTTTCTCTTCGGCGCGGCTCTGGGGCGTCTGGTTTGTGGGTGGCTTTGCCCCTTCGGGTTGGTGCAGGAAGCGCTCCATCGGATTCCCCTTGGCAAAAAATGGAAGAAACTTCCCGGGGACAAGATTCTTGTCTGGCTGAAGTATCTGCTCCTCATCATCTTCGTCATCCTGTTGCCGCTGTTCGCTGTGGACGCGTTCGGACTGGGAACGACGTGGTTCTGTAAGTACGTGTGTCCGCAGGGGACGCTTGAAGCTGGCATCCCGCTTCCTCTCGCCAATTCCGCGCTCCGTTCGTCATTGGGATTCCTGTATCATTGGAAGCTTTCCATCCTGATCGTCGTCGCGGCGCTTTCCGTGTTTGTCTACCGGCCATTCTGCCGGTATCTCTGCCCGCTGGGGGCGATCTACGGACAGTTCAACCGTATCAGTGTGTATCGTTATCGGGTGGATGAGAAGACCTGCATCCACTGCGACGCTTGCACAAAAGCGTGCCCGATGGATTTGTCCGTCTACAAAAATCCCAACCAGAGCCTGTGCATCCGGTGCGGACGGTGTAAGGCGGTCTGTCCCACCGGCGCGGTCACCAGCGGATGGACGGTCTGGGATGGGAAGAAAGGGAAGGCTCTGGTGTCTCACGCTCATCCCGCGCGGAATCGCGAAGGTAGGTGA
- a CDS encoding TlpA family protein disulfide reductase: MEGLSMRTRSVVLSLLLVFLLSVVPVFGADFTSFSGHDLSGRAVDQSLFANRKLTMVTVWATYCGYCREEMPSIAELQRAYPDLQVVGVVTDVLARNGKLLMGQVSLAQRILKQTGLEEVTLQPETSVMNAVGSLQGVPTKFYVDGTGKVIAGPIIGYQDKASMERDIIALLEKTT, encoded by the coding sequence ATGGAGGGATTATCCATGCGCACCCGTTCCGTTGTCCTGTCACTGTTGCTTGTCTTCCTGTTGTCCGTCGTTCCCGTGTTCGGCGCTGATTTCACCTCGTTTTCCGGCCATGATCTTTCCGGACGGGCCGTTGACCAGTCTTTGTTCGCCAACCGGAAACTGACCATGGTGACGGTATGGGCCACCTACTGCGGGTACTGCCGGGAGGAGATGCCTTCCATCGCCGAACTCCAGAGGGCGTATCCCGATCTCCAGGTGGTTGGTGTCGTCACCGATGTGCTGGCGCGTAATGGAAAACTCTTGATGGGACAGGTCTCCTTGGCCCAGCGTATTCTCAAGCAGACGGGTCTTGAGGAAGTGACGTTGCAGCCTGAAACGTCCGTGATGAACGCCGTCGGCTCCCTGCAGGGAGTCCCCACCAAGTTCTACGTGGACGGGACGGGGAAGGTCATCGCCGGTCCGATCATCGGGTACCAGGACAAGGCATCGATGGAACGTGACATCATCGCGTTGCTGGAGAAGACGACATGA
- the umuD gene encoding translesion error-prone DNA polymerase V autoproteolytic subunit, with amino-acid sequence METIPFIQDIIPCGFPSPAADQSEESINLQEYLVRHKTSTLCVRCSGDSMNGAHIIDGDILVVDRQIRAKDGDIVLAVYDGAFVIKRLRLRGGMAVLHAENPAYRDIPILREEELSISGVVVGVVRKYEK; translated from the coding sequence ATGGAAACGATTCCGTTCATCCAAGACATCATCCCCTGTGGCTTTCCTTCTCCCGCGGCGGACCAAAGTGAGGAGTCCATCAACCTGCAGGAGTATCTGGTGCGGCACAAGACCAGCACGCTGTGCGTCCGCTGCAGTGGCGATTCGATGAATGGCGCCCATATCATCGATGGCGACATTTTGGTGGTGGACCGGCAGATCCGCGCCAAAGACGGGGACATCGTGCTTGCCGTCTATGATGGCGCGTTCGTCATCAAACGGCTTCGTTTGCGTGGGGGAATGGCGGTGCTCCACGCGGAGAATCCAGCCTACCGTGACATTCCCATCCTCAGGGAGGAAGAGCTCTCCATCTCTGGTGTGGTTGTCGGTGTAGTGAGAAAATACGAGAAATGA
- a CDS encoding Y-family DNA polymerase — protein sequence MWYGLCDCNSFYASCERLFRPDLLGKPVAVLSNNDGCIVALTREAKQAGLKRGDALFKVKDVVDRGGVTVFSSNYPLYQSISDCVMAALKELVGSVQQYSIDESFFTVEEADQAWCDQLRKTMVQWTGMPVAIAVARTKTLAKAGEEACKHTTGALFVPPEMEAELLKKTAISDVWGIGWRSGPALVKSGVATAWDLVQKDELWIRRRLSITGLKTVMELRGMDVISLEEPQRQSICSGISFGKPIDTLAGLRQAAARHCMSLAEKLHQHHLMTTEITVSAFTDRFREDFICPIGTMRLRQATSYAPDLIKASAAILREIYRPGRYKGCRVWANGLVRPSDRQLELDETDQDIQRHEKRDRMQETVEEIHARYGRMSLVPGATGLQSKAALMQQGRLSPRYTTDITQLPVANANRIAKLFSSDG from the coding sequence ATGTGGTACGGACTGTGTGACTGCAACAGTTTCTACGCTTCCTGTGAACGGCTGTTCCGTCCCGATCTGCTCGGCAAGCCGGTGGCGGTGCTCTCAAACAACGACGGATGCATCGTCGCGTTGACCCGTGAGGCGAAACAGGCGGGATTGAAACGGGGGGACGCGCTGTTCAAGGTGAAGGATGTGGTGGACCGTGGCGGCGTGACGGTCTTCTCCAGCAATTATCCGCTGTACCAAAGCATTTCCGACTGCGTCATGGCGGCATTGAAGGAATTGGTGGGATCGGTACAGCAGTACTCCATCGATGAATCGTTTTTCACCGTGGAAGAAGCGGACCAGGCATGGTGCGACCAGCTGAGGAAGACGATGGTCCAGTGGACCGGCATGCCGGTGGCCATCGCCGTCGCCCGGACCAAAACGCTGGCAAAAGCTGGGGAAGAAGCGTGCAAACACACCACCGGCGCCCTGTTCGTTCCTCCCGAGATGGAAGCGGAACTTCTCAAGAAGACGGCCATTTCCGACGTGTGGGGCATCGGGTGGCGCTCCGGCCCGGCCCTGGTCAAATCAGGCGTGGCGACGGCGTGGGATCTCGTCCAGAAGGATGAACTGTGGATACGACGCAGACTATCCATCACCGGGCTGAAGACCGTCATGGAACTGCGCGGAATGGATGTCATCTCCCTGGAAGAGCCACAGCGGCAATCCATCTGCAGCGGCATCTCGTTCGGCAAACCGATCGACACCCTTGCCGGGCTCCGTCAAGCGGCAGCGCGGCACTGCATGAGTCTGGCGGAAAAACTGCACCAACATCATCTGATGACCACGGAGATCACGGTAAGCGCGTTCACCGACCGGTTTCGGGAAGACTTCATCTGTCCCATCGGAACGATGCGGCTCAGGCAGGCAACCTCCTACGCCCCGGATCTGATCAAAGCGAGCGCGGCGATTCTTCGGGAAATCTATCGTCCCGGCAGGTACAAAGGCTGTCGTGTCTGGGCGAACGGGCTGGTACGCCCCTCCGACCGGCAGTTGGAACTGGACGAAACGGACCAGGATATCCAGCGGCACGAAAAGCGGGATCGGATGCAGGAGACCGTCGAGGAAATCCACGCGCGATACGGCAGGATGTCCCTGGTGCCGGGGGCCACCGGATTGCAAAGCAAAGCGGCGCTGATGCAACAAGGACGTCTTTCCCCCCGCTACACCACCGACATCACCCAGCTTCCCGTGGCGAACGCCAACCGGATCGCCAAGCTGTTCTCATCCGATGGTTGA
- a CDS encoding M20/M25/M40 family metallo-hydrolase: MKQETLDLLATLSHIPSPSGHEEQRAQFIHNWLSGAGIDSQIDQALNVIIPYGDGPSFDVVAAHTDVVFPDEDMLPQKWEEGRLYCPGVGDDTANLTLMLLSLRELRRQNVKPAHSMLFVANSGEEGLGNLKGVRAVCETYAGRIRSFTSFDGYIGHVVTRAVGSRRYRLSFHSQGGHSYADFGNPNAIAQAAEMIASLYRTQIAPKGAATYNVGTITGGTSVNSIAQDCSFTYEYRSIHEQWLSKMGRLLEGTIEDAQKDGVDVTVEEVGSRPCGKAVIPGRDEMVRLASDCMKAQGIPHVDAVSGSTDCNIPLSLGIPSVCFGLIEGKGAHTREEYVELASLDRGLALCLQYLQKLASDVSTIG; encoded by the coding sequence ATGAAACAGGAAACGTTGGATCTGCTTGCCACGCTTTCGCATATTCCCTCCCCATCCGGTCATGAGGAGCAACGGGCGCAGTTCATCCATAATTGGCTGTCCGGAGCGGGAATTGATTCCCAGATCGACCAGGCGCTGAACGTCATCATTCCCTATGGGGATGGACCCTCGTTCGACGTAGTCGCGGCGCACACCGATGTGGTGTTCCCTGATGAGGACATGTTGCCCCAGAAGTGGGAAGAAGGACGGTTGTATTGCCCCGGTGTGGGGGATGATACGGCCAATCTCACCTTGATGCTGCTCAGCCTGAGGGAACTGCGGAGACAGAACGTCAAGCCAGCCCATTCCATGTTGTTCGTCGCCAACTCCGGAGAGGAGGGGCTGGGGAATCTCAAAGGGGTGCGCGCCGTTTGTGAAACGTACGCCGGGCGGATCCGCAGCTTCACCAGCTTTGACGGATACATTGGGCACGTGGTGACCCGCGCCGTCGGATCCCGCAGATACCGCCTGTCCTTCCATTCCCAGGGAGGCCATTCGTACGCTGACTTTGGAAATCCCAACGCCATCGCCCAGGCGGCGGAGATGATCGCGTCCCTGTACCGTACGCAGATCGCGCCCAAAGGAGCCGCGACGTACAATGTCGGGACGATCACCGGAGGCACCAGCGTCAATTCCATCGCCCAGGATTGTTCGTTCACCTATGAGTACCGTTCCATTCATGAGCAATGGCTGTCCAAGATGGGGCGGTTGCTTGAGGGAACCATTGAAGATGCCCAAAAGGACGGGGTGGATGTGACGGTGGAGGAAGTGGGAAGCAGACCGTGTGGAAAAGCGGTGATCCCCGGTCGTGACGAGATGGTTCGGCTGGCGTCGGACTGCATGAAAGCCCAAGGCATTCCCCATGTGGACGCCGTCTCCGGTTCGACTGACTGCAACATTCCGCTTTCGTTGGGGATCCCTTCGGTTTGCTTCGGGTTGATCGAAGGGAAGGGCGCCCATACCCGGGAGGAGTATGTCGAGCTGGCCTCGTTGGATCGTGGGTTGGCGCTCTGCCTCCAGTATCTGCAAAAACTTGCCAGTGACGTGTCAACCATCGGATGA
- a CDS encoding ABC transporter permease: MSDVLKRYGTVVVLGVVMVTFSILQPRAFMTMGNLLSVSRQISLLVIIALGATVVMVVDEFDLSIGAVASFAGILYALLARSGMPLFAAFLLTLGASALFGLANGFLVTHFGILSFITTLATGTLLGGVTFAISDGATIFHDLPKAFTTMGTMTFGSARIPLLSLIMLALCVVVWYFLSRMVAGRELYAIGGNRTAAWMCGLGVKRGTCLAFSLSSVFAALGGMLLASRLGSASPSAGDAYFLKAYATVFLGRTVSEEGVPNVWGTFVGAAILGVIANGLTILQIPSWVQDVLTGCIIIIAIIAQKRLGPKEE; encoded by the coding sequence ATGAGCGACGTATTGAAACGATATGGTACCGTAGTGGTCCTTGGCGTGGTGATGGTCACCTTTTCCATCCTCCAGCCGAGGGCGTTCATGACGATGGGCAATCTGTTGTCCGTCTCACGGCAGATATCCCTGCTGGTGATCATCGCTCTTGGCGCTACCGTGGTGATGGTGGTGGACGAGTTCGACCTTTCCATCGGGGCCGTCGCTTCGTTCGCCGGCATCCTGTACGCGTTGCTTGCCCGATCTGGCATGCCGCTTTTCGCGGCGTTTTTGCTGACACTGGGCGCGTCGGCGCTGTTTGGTCTGGCCAACGGGTTTCTGGTGACCCACTTTGGGATCCTTTCGTTCATCACCACGCTGGCTACCGGTACGCTGTTGGGTGGCGTGACGTTCGCCATCAGTGACGGCGCCACGATCTTTCATGATCTTCCCAAGGCGTTCACCACGATGGGGACGATGACCTTCGGCTCGGCGCGGATCCCCCTGCTCAGCCTGATCATGCTGGCGCTCTGCGTGGTGGTCTGGTACTTCCTCAGCCGGATGGTGGCAGGGAGGGAACTATACGCCATCGGCGGCAACCGTACCGCTGCCTGGATGTGCGGGTTGGGAGTCAAACGGGGGACTTGTCTGGCGTTCTCCCTCTCTTCGGTATTCGCCGCCCTGGGGGGGATGCTCCTGGCAAGCCGGCTTGGTTCGGCGAGTCCCTCGGCGGGAGACGCCTATTTTCTCAAGGCGTACGCCACCGTGTTCCTTGGCCGGACGGTCAGTGAGGAAGGAGTCCCCAACGTGTGGGGGACGTTCGTCGGCGCGGCGATCCTCGGGGTCATCGCCAACGGGCTGACCATTCTGCAGATTCCCTCCTGGGTGCAGGACGTCCTGACCGGATGCATCATCATCATCGCCATCATCGCCCAGAAACGGCTGGGTCCGAAGGAGGAGTGA
- a CDS encoding sugar ABC transporter ATP-binding protein codes for MAVAVALSHLSKAFGPTNALTDLSLSFERGKVHAIVGENGSGKSTMIKLLSGVYHPDSGTIRFPDHLYQRLSVEESRAEGVAVIHQDRTLVPTLSVRENLFLGVPVPHSFGRMNVGEMDRQATEAMESIGVSLNLSVPVSRLSPIDQTLVLLTRMQMQRARIVILDEVTAALTDRETDILFGMIRAMRKNGVAILYVSHRLEELPVIADTVSVLRSGRLVATLANEEATKDRLISLMSDSQDVHVLEHAESQIGEVALSVSHLSVPGSRVKDVSLQVRHGEILGLFGLAGSGRSELLEAIYGARPICGGEIQLQGKRMGKHSPQESIRRGMALICEDRKVKGMFPRMSLTANVIMTSLRAFARPRGLDLHRAERDVTTLLDSLSVVCEGPWEKMWKLSGGNQQKVIVCRALLQGARVWLCDEPTIAIDVVTRRQIHQVLRSRSLDGDAILMVSSDVRELLEGCDRIAVLSQGRIMDVLENDHLCAQDVLSVCYQGERTE; via the coding sequence GGTCAGGGAAATCCACCATGATCAAACTGCTCTCCGGTGTATACCACCCGGATTCAGGGACGATCCGTTTCCCTGATCATCTCTATCAACGGCTCAGCGTGGAGGAGAGCAGGGCGGAAGGGGTCGCCGTGATCCATCAGGACCGGACGCTGGTACCGACGCTCAGCGTCCGGGAAAACCTGTTTCTTGGGGTTCCTGTTCCCCATTCGTTTGGCCGGATGAATGTCGGTGAGATGGACCGGCAGGCAACGGAAGCGATGGAATCCATCGGCGTTTCGTTGAATCTTTCCGTACCGGTATCCCGCCTCAGTCCGATCGACCAGACGCTGGTGCTCCTCACCCGGATGCAGATGCAACGGGCAAGAATCGTCATTTTGGACGAGGTGACGGCCGCGTTGACCGACCGTGAGACGGATATCCTGTTCGGGATGATCCGCGCGATGCGCAAGAACGGGGTGGCGATCCTGTACGTCAGTCATCGGCTTGAGGAACTGCCGGTCATCGCCGATACGGTGAGTGTGTTGCGCTCCGGCCGTCTGGTTGCCACATTGGCGAACGAAGAGGCCACCAAAGACCGCTTGATCTCCCTGATGTCCGATTCCCAAGATGTCCATGTCCTGGAACACGCCGAGAGCCAGATCGGAGAGGTGGCGTTGTCCGTGTCTCATCTTTCCGTCCCCGGCAGCAGGGTGAAGGATGTGTCGCTGCAGGTTCGTCATGGGGAGATTCTTGGCCTGTTCGGCCTTGCTGGCAGTGGGAGAAGCGAACTGTTGGAGGCAATCTATGGAGCCCGCCCGATTTGTGGCGGTGAGATCCAGTTGCAGGGAAAACGGATGGGAAAGCATTCCCCTCAGGAGAGTATCCGGCGGGGAATGGCGTTGATCTGCGAGGACCGCAAGGTCAAAGGGATGTTTCCCCGCATGTCGTTGACGGCCAATGTGATCATGACCAGTTTGAGGGCATTCGCCCGGCCGCGGGGGTTGGATCTTCACCGGGCGGAACGGGACGTCACCACGTTGCTCGATTCCCTTTCCGTGGTATGCGAGGGACCGTGGGAGAAAATGTGGAAACTCTCCGGAGGAAACCAGCAGAAGGTGATCGTCTGCCGCGCGCTCCTGCAGGGGGCGCGGGTATGGTTGTGCGATGAGCCGACCATCGCCATCGACGTGGTGACCCGCAGGCAGATCCATCAGGTGCTTCGTTCCCGCTCGTTGGACGGGGATGCCATTCTGATGGTCTCCAGCGATGTGCGGGAACTTTTGGAAGGATGTGATCGTATTGCCGTCCTTTCCCAAGGACGGATCATGGATGTGCTGGAAAATGATCATCTCTGTGCGCAGGATGTACTTTCGGTCTGTTATCAAGGGGAGAGAACGGAATGA